In Acidiferrobacteraceae bacterium, the following are encoded in one genomic region:
- a CDS encoding aminodeoxychorismate synthase component I, protein MHGHTQVQRNASETMSHRLDPVPDLFELHARFPERYPALLESAAAGPNGRFDILFAFPGNRLELTADNTLLRNGEAEEGDFLDALEKELERESVDPVNRPETRELPFRGGWFVYLAYELVREIEPGLADMLPPSDSILALAIRFPAAVIHDRSDGQTWFLGDHTTPANSLDQLQSDLAAVSAEASPSVACTAIPQEDEAAQFLKGVAGIKQFIREGDVFQVNLSRLWQLKMTGPADAPSIYRNLRQSNPAPFAALARLNDRITIMSSSPERLVQVKDGQVSTRPIAGTYPRAADPEEDRNRARDLLRHPKERAEHIMLIDLERNDLGRICQPGSVRVPELMSLETYAHVHHIVSEVTGTLRPDISPVQVIRAVFPGGTITGCPKVRCMEIISELEQTSRGAYTGSLGYINRDGSMDLNILIRTLVLHGDTLSLRTGAGIVADSDPVRELAETRAKARGVLRALGVS, encoded by the coding sequence ATGCACGGCCATACACAGGTGCAGCGCAACGCGTCCGAGACCATGTCCCACCGCCTCGACCCGGTTCCGGATCTTTTCGAACTCCATGCCCGGTTCCCCGAGCGCTATCCGGCCCTGCTGGAAAGTGCGGCTGCCGGTCCCAACGGCCGCTTTGATATCCTGTTCGCCTTTCCGGGCAATCGGCTGGAACTCACCGCCGACAATACGCTCCTGCGCAACGGCGAGGCGGAAGAAGGCGATTTTCTGGATGCCCTGGAAAAGGAACTGGAGCGCGAGAGTGTTGACCCGGTAAACCGTCCTGAAACGCGCGAACTGCCGTTCCGCGGCGGCTGGTTTGTCTATCTGGCCTATGAACTGGTGCGGGAGATTGAACCTGGTCTCGCCGACATGTTGCCGCCGTCCGATTCGATCCTGGCATTGGCCATTCGTTTCCCCGCCGCGGTGATCCATGACCGCAGCGACGGGCAGACCTGGTTCCTCGGTGATCATACGACGCCGGCGAATAGTCTTGATCAGCTACAGTCAGATCTGGCCGCCGTGTCGGCGGAGGCCTCCCCGTCAGTTGCCTGCACGGCAATACCGCAGGAAGATGAGGCTGCACAATTCCTGAAAGGCGTTGCAGGAATCAAGCAGTTCATTCGCGAGGGTGACGTGTTCCAGGTGAACCTGTCGCGCTTGTGGCAACTGAAAATGACCGGGCCCGCAGATGCCCCTTCCATCTATCGAAACCTGCGCCAATCCAACCCGGCACCCTTCGCGGCCCTGGCCCGGTTGAACGATCGCATCACCATCATGAGTTCTTCTCCCGAGCGGCTGGTGCAGGTGAAAGACGGGCAGGTCTCCACCCGACCCATCGCGGGTACCTACCCCCGGGCAGCGGACCCGGAGGAGGACCGAAACCGGGCCCGGGACCTGCTTCGCCATCCGAAGGAGCGGGCCGAGCACATCATGTTGATCGATCTGGAACGCAACGATCTCGGCCGCATCTGCCAGCCGGGGAGTGTTCGGGTTCCGGAGCTGATGAGCCTGGAGACCTACGCCCACGTGCACCATATCGTGTCGGAAGTAACTGGTACCCTGCGCCCGGACATCAGTCCGGTGCAGGTCATCCGCGCGGTATTTCCAGGCGGAACCATTACCGGCTGCCCCAAGGTCCGTTGTATGGAAATCATCAGCGAACTGGAGCAGACGTCGCGCGGCGCCTATACGGGGTCCCTTGGCTACATCAATCGCGACGGCTCCATGGATCTGAACATCCTGATACGCACACTGGTGCTGCACGGCGACACCCTGAGCCTGAGAACCGGTGCGGGGATCGTGGCCGATTCGGATCCTGTGCGTGAATTGGCGGAAACCCGCGCCAAGGCGCGGGGTGTGTTGCGGGCCCTGGGTGTATCGTGA
- the pabC gene encoding aminodeoxychorismate lyase, with product MVALKPLPFGTVVRSCGSHISSVCGGGLRGWVSTSIRVDRAIVKLTVTRGTGERGYRARPGVRTTRITSLYAWPDLPARIFQEGMRLCLCRTRVSRNRRLAGIKHLNCLPQVLARNEWDDEYDEGVMLDESDHVVEGTMTNIFLQLEGRLVTPRLDQAGVEGVMRQQVLREARDLGYDCVEEDVTLAILERASGMILTNSVLGVMGVAEFDDRTLSKVECLASLRERLRDVVAT from the coding sequence ATGGTTGCTTTGAAACCATTGCCATTCGGGACGGTCGTCCGCTCCTGTGGCAGCCACATATCGAGCGTCTGCGGCGGGGGCTTGCGCGGCTGGGTATCGACGTCGATCAGAGTGGATCGCGCGATCGTGAAGCTGACGGTGACCCGCGGAACCGGGGAACGGGGATACCGCGCCCGCCCCGGGGTCCGGACGACACGAATCACGAGCCTGTATGCCTGGCCGGATTTGCCGGCGCGAATTTTCCAGGAGGGAATGAGATTGTGCCTGTGCCGTACCCGGGTTTCGCGCAACCGGCGTCTTGCAGGAATCAAGCACCTGAACTGCCTGCCCCAGGTACTGGCACGGAACGAGTGGGATGACGAATACGATGAGGGCGTGATGCTGGATGAGAGTGACCATGTTGTGGAGGGAACCATGACAAATATCTTTCTGCAGCTGGAAGGCCGCCTCGTGACGCCCCGCCTGGACCAGGCCGGGGTCGAGGGAGTGATGCGACAGCAGGTCCTCCGCGAGGCGCGGGATCTGGGATACGATTGCGTGGAGGAAGATGTGACCCTGGCCATTCTGGAACGGGCCTCTGGAATGATCCTGACGAACAGTGTGCTCGGCGTGATGGGCGTCGCCGAGTTTGATGATCGGACGTTGTCCAAGGTGGAATGTCTGGCAAGCTTGCGGGAAAGACTTCGTGATGTTGTCGCGACCTAG